The proteins below are encoded in one region of Phaseolus vulgaris cultivar G19833 chromosome 1, P. vulgaris v2.0, whole genome shotgun sequence:
- the LOC137814746 gene encoding caffeoylshikimate esterase-like isoform X2, with protein sequence MGLIFLCHGYGMECSGFMRECGVRLACAKYAVYGMDYEGHGRSEGARCYIKKFDNIINDCYDFFKSVSELQEYKGKPRFLYGESMGGAVSLLLHRKDPSFWDGAVLVAPMCKISEKVKPHQVVINILTKVEDIIPKWKIVPTKDVINSAFKDPAKRERIRKNKLIYQDKPRLKTALEMLRTSMSLEDSLYKVTLPFFVLHGEADTVTDPEISRALYERASSKDKTIKLYPGMWHGLTSGETDENIEKVFGDIIMWLDKHTGNLTHASPQQIETYKYDIERLSTVASSAKIAKQAKRRRSYLCGLKGNRLLYHSAS encoded by the exons AATGTGGTGTACGACTAGCTTGTGCCAAATATGCTGTGTACGGAATGGATTATGAAGGGCATGGACGTTCTGAAGGTGCTCGTTGTTACATAAAGAAGTTTGATAACATCATTAATGATTGTTATGACTTTTTCAAGTCTGTCAGCG AGCTCCAAGAGTATAAGGGAAAGCCTAGGTTCTTGTATGGAGAGTCCATGGGAGGGGCAGTGAGCCTCCTTTTGCATAGAAAGGACCCTTCATTCTGGGACGGTGCAGTTCTTGTTGCACCCATGTGTAAG ATATCAGAGAAAGTGAAGCCACACCAGGTGGTGATCAACATATTGACTAAAGTGGAAGATATAATCCCAAAGTGGAAGATAGTTCCCACAAAGGATGTCATCAATTCAGCCTTCAAAGACCCTGCTAAAAGAGAAAGG ATAAGAAAAAACAAGTTGATATACCAGGACAAGCCCAGGCTAAAAACAGCATTAGAGATGTTAAGGACCAGCATGAGCCTAGAAGACAGCTTATATAAG GTGACCCTGCCTTTTTTTGTATTGCATGGAGAAGCAGATACAGTGACTGACCCAGAGATAAGCAGGGCATTATATGAGAGGGCAAGTAGCAAAGATAAGACCATAAAATTGTACCCAGGAATGTGGCATGGCTTAACATCAGGGGAGACTGATGAGAACATCGAAAAGGTTTTTGGAGACATTATAATGTGGCTAGATAAGCACACGGGCAATCTAACTCATGCTTCTCCACAGCAAATTGAGACTTATAAGTATGACATTGAGAGATTGTCCACAGTTGCATCATCAGCAAAGATTGCAAAGCAAGCAAAAAGGCGAAGAAGCTATCTTTGTGGCTTGAAAGGAAACCGCTTGCTATACCACTCAGCAAGTTAG